From one Cryomorphaceae bacterium 1068 genomic stretch:
- a CDS encoding ABC transporter substrate-binding protein, with translation MENKVTLALDWTPNINHIGFFVAREKGFYKKRELEVEIIDPAADNYSVTPAKKVEKGEADFALCPTESVISYRTKSTPFDLIGVATVFQKDLSAIAVRAGEGIDSPKDLDGKSYASYEARYEDGIVKQMMRNDGGEGSIKIGYPNKLGIWETIINKTFDSTWIFLNWEGVEAEALRAKLNYFKMAGYGIPYSYSPLLVASEAKIGANREAYKAFVEASKKGFRFCQTNPAEAVDLFQSFVPEKDEKIDLMKALEISNLAFGKDWGTMNEKVISDFLDWVYQNKLESIQLEVSHIVTNELL, from the coding sequence ATGGAAAATAAAGTAACGTTAGCTCTCGATTGGACACCAAACATTAACCACATCGGCTTTTTCGTAGCCCGTGAGAAAGGTTTCTATAAAAAGAGAGAACTGGAGGTGGAGATCATCGACCCTGCTGCCGATAACTATTCGGTAACTCCCGCCAAGAAGGTAGAGAAAGGCGAGGCCGACTTTGCGCTATGCCCCACCGAAAGTGTGATCAGCTACCGCACCAAGTCTACGCCCTTTGATTTGATAGGAGTGGCGACTGTTTTTCAAAAAGACCTGAGCGCCATAGCCGTAAGAGCAGGAGAGGGTATTGACTCTCCGAAAGACTTGGACGGCAAGAGCTATGCGAGTTACGAAGCTCGCTATGAAGACGGTATCGTAAAGCAAATGATGCGCAATGATGGGGGAGAAGGCAGCATCAAAATTGGCTACCCCAACAAACTCGGTATTTGGGAAACGATCATAAACAAAACCTTTGATTCGACTTGGATTTTCCTGAATTGGGAAGGAGTGGAGGCTGAAGCTCTCAGAGCCAAGCTCAATTACTTCAAAATGGCCGGTTACGGAATTCCTTATTCATATTCTCCGCTGCTGGTGGCCAGTGAGGCGAAGATTGGCGCCAATAGAGAGGCTTACAAAGCATTTGTGGAGGCGAGCAAAAAGGGCTTCCGTTTTTGTCAAACAAATCCCGCAGAAGCGGTTGACTTGTTTCAATCATTCGTGCCTGAAAAAGACGAGAAGATCGACTTGATGAAAGCATTGGAAATTTCCAATCTCGCTTTTGGCAAAGATTGGGGCACTATGAATGAAAAAGTTATTTCCGACTTCTTGGATTGGGTGTATCAAAACAAACTGGAATCCATTCAATTGGAAGTATCTCACATAGTGACAAACGAGTTGCTTTAG
- a CDS encoding FAD:protein FMN transferase, translating to MKSLVTLSAVLIGIACVAQQPFKRTLKLMGSKFEITVVAQDSVEADGYISTAIDEIGRIEKLISSWDENSQTSAINRNAGIQPVTVDRELFDLIERALAISNLTDGAFDISYASMDRIWKFDGSMTEIPSEEEIKASVAKVGYGDILLDKEKGTVFLKNEGMRIGFGAIGKGYAADKAKELLMSQGVVSGIINASGDMNTWGKQPDGREWKVAITNPMDKNKVFALLPIKDGAVVTSGNYEKYVEFDGTRYTHIIDPRTGYPATGFISVTVFAPKAELADALATSVFVMGKEVGLDRINQLPNIECIIIDEKGNITHSENIEIDKL from the coding sequence GTGAAAAGTCTCGTCACCCTTTCGGCCGTGCTGATTGGAATTGCCTGCGTGGCCCAACAGCCTTTCAAGCGCACCCTCAAATTGATGGGGAGCAAGTTTGAAATTACCGTGGTAGCGCAAGATTCGGTGGAGGCCGATGGATACATCTCCACGGCCATTGACGAGATCGGCCGTATCGAGAAACTCATTTCTTCTTGGGATGAAAATTCCCAAACGTCTGCCATCAACCGAAATGCGGGCATTCAACCCGTGACAGTTGATCGGGAGCTATTCGATTTAATCGAACGAGCCCTCGCCATTTCCAATCTCACCGACGGGGCCTTTGACATCAGCTATGCCTCGATGGACCGCATCTGGAAGTTTGACGGCAGCATGACCGAAATACCTTCCGAAGAGGAGATCAAAGCATCGGTAGCGAAAGTGGGTTACGGCGATATTTTGCTGGACAAAGAAAAGGGAACCGTCTTCTTGAAGAATGAGGGGATGAGAATCGGTTTTGGTGCCATTGGCAAAGGATACGCAGCCGATAAAGCAAAGGAATTACTGATGTCGCAGGGCGTGGTCTCGGGAATCATCAATGCCTCGGGCGATATGAACACCTGGGGAAAGCAACCCGACGGAAGAGAGTGGAAAGTGGCCATCACCAACCCGATGGACAAGAACAAGGTATTTGCCCTGCTGCCCATTAAAGATGGCGCCGTGGTGACTTCGGGAAATTACGAGAAGTACGTCGAGTTTGATGGTACACGCTATACGCACATCATTGACCCACGCACCGGTTATCCCGCGACTGGCTTTATCAGCGTTACCGTATTTGCCCCCAAGGCCGAGCTGGCCGATGCTTTAGCCACTTCCGTCTTTGTTATGGGCAAGGAGGTAGGGCTAGATCGCATCAATCAATTACCGAATATTGAGTGCATCATCATCGATGAAAAAGGAAACATCACCCATTCAGAAAACATAGAAATCGACAAGTTATGA
- a CDS encoding VOC family protein, with protein MKPAYPRSFSHIGITVPDIHKAVQFYSEVMGWYTIMAPSKVKKEKETAIGQMCIDVFGDDWEEFEIAHMSTSDGIGIELFSFPHGVKEAPAFNPFNTGLFHFCVQDPEIEALTKKIVEHGGKQRMPIREYYPDEKPFKMVYVEDPFGIVFEIYTHSYELTYSSGAYQK; from the coding sequence ATGAAACCAGCATACCCCAGATCATTTTCCCATATTGGAATTACCGTTCCCGACATACATAAAGCCGTTCAGTTCTACTCGGAAGTGATGGGCTGGTATACCATCATGGCCCCGTCGAAGGTGAAGAAGGAGAAGGAGACTGCTATTGGCCAAATGTGCATCGATGTATTTGGAGATGACTGGGAAGAGTTTGAGATTGCCCACATGTCTACGTCGGATGGAATTGGAATTGAGCTCTTTTCATTTCCTCACGGGGTAAAAGAAGCGCCGGCTTTTAACCCTTTCAACACCGGTCTTTTCCACTTTTGTGTGCAAGATCCAGAGATCGAAGCTTTGACAAAAAAAATCGTGGAGCACGGAGGAAAACAACGCATGCCCATTCGGGAATACTACCCCGATGAAAAGCCATTTAAAATGGTTTACGTCGAAGATCCATTCGGGATAGTCTTCGAAATCTACACCCACAGCTACGAGTTGACCTACTCTTCGGGTGCTTACCAAAAGTAA
- a CDS encoding tRNA (cytidine(34)-2'-O)-methyltransferase — protein sequence MGFNIVLIEPEIPTNTGNIGRLSLASGSSLHLVKPFGFELDDKRVKRAGLDYWQHITLHIYDSIDDFFEKNKGKQFAFFSSHGAQDYTSIDYQDEMFLIFGKESMGLPKELVAANSSKVYQIPIFSPHIRSLNLANSVSIVVYEGIRNLGLSRPL from the coding sequence ATGGGATTCAACATTGTACTTATCGAACCTGAGATTCCAACAAACACCGGGAATATCGGTCGCTTGAGTTTGGCTTCGGGATCGAGCTTGCACCTCGTCAAGCCATTCGGCTTTGAGCTGGATGATAAGAGGGTTAAGCGGGCTGGCCTCGACTACTGGCAGCACATCACCCTTCATATCTACGATAGTATTGACGATTTCTTTGAGAAAAACAAAGGCAAGCAATTCGCTTTCTTCTCAAGTCACGGAGCTCAGGACTATACCTCCATCGATTACCAAGACGAGATGTTTCTGATCTTCGGAAAGGAATCAATGGGGCTACCTAAAGAGCTGGTAGCGGCAAACTCTTCTAAAGTCTACCAAATCCCCATTTTCAGCCCGCACATTCGAAGCCTTAATCTGGCCAATTCAGTCAGCATAGTCGTTTACGAAGGCATTAGAAATTTAGGGTTGTCGAGGCCATTGTAA
- a CDS encoding T9SS type A sorting domain-containing protein — translation MKNIYALLFVLLAVTANAQTKTWISDDGGVWHDETKWAPEGVPTVNDNVVIPSNATLDINENAVCNMITVNAGATMDINANLAFVESSIFAAGSVVDLVTGDIVFGGNGVLTVAGMLNVTSDLEKGMTGNGILDVTAPGSINFEEGGTGTFSLTGNVVLKISPTGVMNIDEDLTITAAGFLSNYSLTNEGTINKTGGTNTAIIAVPVINTNGEWNITSGTVDITSQITTQGAVLNIAESSEMIWSNLLKTLEGDHTGELEGPLTVNSNLRILDETSASFNFSGNGQVAWDGASQDFTGVLNNFSTINVTGGSSILGSTLVNHGVLNINTEENFVLSQGTVLDNQADGIINVNQSMAISGSFAAANLLNTGQINFQAGEGFISVAANVNNIESGVVNLGNDSVWFGSEYNGNGELRGDGTFNINSNNSALEGDLYPGETVGSITYSGNNLTTSAEAVYHLDINGTTPETEHDVFIIDGDNLSLFGTFDINLGYSPQLDDEFVVMTYVDTTVADLPSTVEAVYEGDTFTFDVDVTDTDVTLRVSNIVLRTEDLTAALPDLKVSPNPSNGRFQLAFGQYVEDLTITVRDITGRTVSSQTANGREVIFLEIQEAQGIYLVHIIADGKQAVRKVIKE, via the coding sequence ATGAAAAACATTTACGCTTTATTATTCGTCTTGCTCGCAGTTACCGCAAACGCTCAAACTAAAACATGGATATCCGATGATGGCGGGGTCTGGCATGACGAAACCAAATGGGCTCCCGAAGGAGTTCCAACGGTAAACGATAACGTAGTCATCCCATCCAATGCCACATTAGATATCAACGAAAATGCTGTATGCAATATGATTACGGTGAATGCAGGGGCTACAATGGACATCAATGCTAATCTCGCCTTTGTTGAGAGTTCGATTTTTGCGGCCGGATCGGTTGTCGATCTGGTGACAGGAGACATCGTTTTTGGTGGGAATGGCGTGTTAACCGTCGCAGGAATGCTCAACGTAACCAGCGATCTGGAAAAAGGAATGACCGGAAACGGAATTTTGGACGTTACCGCGCCCGGCTCCATCAATTTCGAGGAAGGAGGCACCGGCACATTTAGCTTGACAGGTAACGTTGTCTTGAAAATCAGCCCAACAGGAGTTATGAATATCGATGAAGACCTCACCATTACTGCGGCGGGATTCTTGAGCAACTACTCCTTGACCAATGAAGGAACCATCAATAAAACAGGCGGAACCAACACCGCGATCATTGCGGTTCCGGTTATCAATACCAATGGCGAATGGAACATTACCAGCGGTACCGTTGATATCACCTCTCAGATAACAACCCAAGGAGCTGTCTTAAACATAGCTGAGTCTTCTGAGATGATTTGGAGTAATTTACTTAAGACCCTTGAAGGCGATCACACAGGAGAACTTGAAGGACCGCTAACCGTCAATAGCAACCTCAGGATTTTAGATGAGACATCCGCTTCTTTTAACTTTTCGGGGAACGGACAAGTGGCATGGGACGGTGCAAGCCAAGACTTCACGGGTGTACTAAACAATTTTTCGACGATCAATGTAACGGGTGGAAGCTCGATTCTCGGTAGTACATTAGTTAACCACGGGGTGTTAAACATAAATACTGAAGAAAATTTTGTTCTATCACAAGGCACTGTGCTGGATAACCAAGCAGATGGAATCATCAACGTAAATCAAAGCATGGCCATATCGGGCTCTTTCGCTGCAGCCAATCTTTTGAATACCGGGCAAATCAACTTTCAAGCCGGCGAAGGATTCATTTCCGTAGCAGCAAATGTGAATAATATAGAATCAGGAGTAGTAAATCTCGGAAATGATTCTGTTTGGTTCGGTTCGGAATACAATGGAAATGGTGAACTGAGAGGCGATGGCACATTCAATATAAATAGCAATAACAGTGCTTTGGAAGGAGATCTCTATCCTGGAGAAACAGTGGGAAGCATCACCTATTCGGGCAATAACCTGACAACATCGGCCGAAGCTGTTTACCACCTTGATATCAATGGCACTACTCCTGAGACAGAGCATGACGTATTCATCATCGATGGAGATAACCTTTCTCTATTTGGAACCTTCGATATCAACCTCGGGTATAGCCCCCAACTCGACGATGAATTTGTGGTGATGACTTACGTCGATACCACTGTGGCTGATCTTCCCTCCACGGTAGAAGCAGTCTACGAAGGAGATACATTCACTTTTGATGTGGATGTAACCGACACGGACGTGACGCTTAGAGTGTCAAACATCGTCCTCCGTACGGAAGACCTGACTGCTGCCCTACCCGATTTGAAGGTAAGCCCCAACCCGAGCAACGGCCGATTCCAATTGGCTTTCGGTCAGTACGTGGAAGACCTTACCATAACGGTAAGAGACATAACAGGCCGCACGGTATCCAGTCAAACTGCCAATGGCAGAGAAGTAATCTTCTTAGAAATTCAAGAAGCGCAAGGCATCTACTTGGTGCACATCATTGCTGATGGAAAACAGGCTGTTCGCAAAGTGATCAAGGAATAA
- a CDS encoding DUF4266 domain-containing protein produces MIKKLLVPAVFICLFTGCVVVKEYEKVNINDPDMALSDKPCDRNLTTAHSYREAAAGANGGKTGGGCGCN; encoded by the coding sequence ATGATCAAGAAATTACTGGTTCCCGCGGTTTTCATTTGCCTCTTCACGGGTTGTGTGGTGGTGAAGGAATACGAAAAGGTCAACATCAACGATCCTGATATGGCCTTGAGCGACAAGCCTTGCGACCGCAATCTCACCACGGCACACTCGTATCGAGAAGCAGCAGCCGGAGCAAATGGTGGCAAAACAGGAGGCGGCTGCGGCTGCAACTAA
- a CDS encoding trimeric intracellular cation channel family protein, with protein MLYYIDLLGTAVFAISGALTASEKKLDFFGISSVAFITALGGGTLRDVLLGSTPVGWMKEINYLLMIVVGISVALLFRKYVQKLRKTFFLFDTIGIAVFTILGLQKALNAGVSPAICIMMGMISAVFGGVIRDVVCNEIPLIFRKDFYAVTCLLGGCFYFLLKEFNLTPEINIILACSSIVVIRIFAVRYKWRLSSF; from the coding sequence ATACTCTACTACATTGACCTTCTGGGAACAGCCGTGTTTGCAATCTCGGGAGCGCTCACTGCTTCAGAGAAGAAACTTGACTTCTTCGGCATTAGTTCCGTTGCATTTATCACCGCATTGGGCGGAGGTACCTTAAGAGATGTATTGCTAGGCTCCACTCCCGTTGGGTGGATGAAGGAGATCAACTACTTGCTTATGATCGTTGTGGGAATAAGTGTTGCCTTACTTTTCAGAAAATACGTCCAAAAGCTTCGGAAGACCTTTTTTCTATTCGATACCATTGGAATCGCCGTCTTTACCATCTTGGGTCTTCAAAAAGCGCTCAACGCGGGCGTTTCACCTGCCATCTGCATTATGATGGGAATGATCTCTGCTGTTTTCGGAGGTGTAATCCGCGATGTGGTTTGCAATGAAATCCCACTCATCTTCCGCAAAGACTTTTACGCTGTGACTTGCTTGTTGGGTGGCTGCTTCTACTTCCTCTTAAAGGAGTTTAACCTTACCCCTGAGATCAATATTATCCTGGCCTGTTCGAGCATTGTGGTCATCCGAATATTCGCCGTTCGCTACAAGTGGCGGCTATCTTCGTTTTAG
- a CDS encoding DUF3570 domain-containing protein, producing MQPMKELRYLLLPCLLLFAFSAKAINLADPPDSTQVYKKRVLETTEVDFLTSYYTQSGDNAAVSGGIGTEELTDVTGTLVVSIPLNDDDVLTIDAGISAYTSASSSNVNPFGSGEADPFVASSGASAGDVWTNLTASYSHSSDDRNQIWSAKASISSEFDYTSAGFGGSYTRLFNEKNTEVSVHGNVYLDKWNAIYPYELRPFGEGGSGLNDAFFSRNTITGNQNYAPDFTEFADEKRNSYSLGFGFSQILHKNVHGSLALDVVQQQGLLSTPFQRVYFADVADSFIDNFQLAGDVERLPDSRFKVAVGGRLNWFVGERLTVRTFYRYYYDDWGITSHTASIEVPIKISNKFTLYPSYRFYNQTAADYFNPFKEALSTDEFYTSDYDLSEYNANQYGFGISYTDIFTDFHLGKLGLKSIDLKFYQYDRNTTFSSSIITAGVKFVVD from the coding sequence ATGCAGCCTATGAAAGAACTTCGCTACCTCCTTTTGCCCTGTCTCTTACTTTTTGCCTTTTCGGCGAAAGCCATCAATCTTGCGGATCCACCTGACTCGACTCAGGTGTACAAGAAGCGCGTGCTCGAAACCACCGAGGTGGACTTCCTCACGAGCTACTACACCCAAAGCGGCGACAATGCTGCCGTAAGCGGTGGAATCGGAACCGAAGAACTCACCGATGTGACGGGAACGCTGGTGGTTTCCATTCCCCTGAACGACGACGACGTCTTGACCATCGATGCGGGCATATCGGCGTATACCTCTGCTTCTTCGAGCAATGTCAACCCATTCGGGAGTGGTGAGGCCGATCCTTTTGTCGCCTCGTCGGGTGCATCGGCGGGGGATGTGTGGACCAACCTTACGGCAAGCTACAGCCACAGCTCTGATGATCGAAACCAAATCTGGTCGGCCAAGGCATCCATATCCTCAGAATTTGATTATACCTCGGCTGGTTTTGGCGGAAGCTACACGCGCCTCTTTAACGAGAAAAACACGGAAGTGAGCGTACATGGAAATGTATATCTTGATAAGTGGAACGCCATTTATCCCTATGAGCTGAGACCTTTCGGTGAAGGCGGTAGTGGATTGAATGATGCCTTTTTTAGCAGAAACACCATCACGGGTAATCAGAATTACGCTCCCGACTTTACGGAGTTTGCCGACGAAAAGCGCAATTCCTATTCGCTGGGGTTTGGCTTTTCGCAGATACTCCACAAAAACGTACACGGTTCGCTGGCTCTCGATGTTGTGCAACAGCAAGGATTGCTATCAACGCCTTTTCAGCGGGTTTACTTCGCCGATGTAGCCGATTCGTTTATCGACAATTTCCAGTTGGCGGGAGATGTGGAACGACTACCCGACAGCCGCTTCAAAGTGGCCGTTGGCGGGCGCTTAAATTGGTTTGTCGGTGAGCGGCTTACCGTGCGCACCTTCTACAGATATTACTACGACGATTGGGGAATCACCTCCCACACGGCCAGCATTGAGGTGCCGATCAAGATTTCGAACAAGTTTACCCTCTATCCCTCTTATCGATTTTACAATCAGACCGCGGCAGATTACTTCAATCCATTCAAGGAGGCGCTTTCTACCGACGAGTTTTATACCTCTGATTACGACCTTTCGGAATACAATGCCAACCAGTATGGATTCGGCATATCCTATACCGATATCTTTACCGATTTTCATCTGGGCAAGCTGGGACTGAAGAGCATCGACCTGAAGTTTTACCAATACGATCGGAATACCACCTTTAGCTCTAGCATCATTACAGCAGGGGTGAAGTTTGTGGTGGATTAA
- the fabF gene encoding beta-ketoacyl-ACP synthase II, producing MKRVVVTGMGALTPIGNTLEEFWKNSVAGKSGAGPITKFNAEHYKTKFACELKDYDPTKYLDRNEIKRTDLFTQYGMCASAEALEDSGLDLNTLSPFDVGVIWGCGQGGMHVLETEVQNYVNGGMIPRFSPFLIPKILTNMASGLISMKFGLMGINYTAVSACASASSAIMDAFNYIRLGKATVIVTGGSESAITEASVGGFNSMKAMSTRNDDAQGASRPFDTQRDGFVMGEGAGALIFEEYEHAKARGAKIYAEVVGASMTADAYHISSPHPEGLGASHAMQSALAEARLNPEEVNYLNVHATSTPVGDLSEINAMQTVFGGNYANLKVSATKSMTGHLLGAAGAVEAILSVKAIENNIIPPTINTTEKDPEIPGEVSIVLGEAIDHQVNAAMSNTFGFGGHNAILVFKGI from the coding sequence ATGAAAAGGGTAGTGGTAACAGGAATGGGCGCGTTGACGCCAATCGGAAATACACTGGAAGAGTTTTGGAAAAACTCCGTAGCGGGAAAAAGCGGTGCAGGGCCTATCACCAAATTCAATGCGGAGCACTACAAGACCAAATTTGCCTGCGAGCTGAAGGATTATGACCCTACCAAGTACTTGGACCGCAACGAGATCAAGCGAACAGACCTTTTTACCCAATACGGAATGTGCGCGAGTGCAGAGGCCTTGGAAGATAGCGGATTGGACTTGAATACCTTATCGCCATTTGACGTCGGGGTAATTTGGGGCTGCGGTCAGGGTGGAATGCACGTGCTCGAGACTGAGGTACAAAACTATGTGAATGGCGGCATGATACCGCGCTTCAGTCCGTTTCTGATTCCAAAGATTCTCACCAATATGGCGTCGGGGTTAATCTCGATGAAGTTTGGCTTGATGGGCATCAACTATACGGCCGTTTCGGCATGTGCTTCGGCGAGTTCAGCCATTATGGATGCCTTTAATTACATCCGTTTGGGAAAAGCTACGGTGATTGTGACAGGAGGCTCTGAATCGGCCATTACTGAAGCTTCAGTGGGTGGATTTAATTCCATGAAGGCCATGTCGACGCGAAATGATGATGCGCAAGGTGCTTCCCGCCCCTTTGACACACAGCGCGATGGTTTTGTGATGGGCGAGGGGGCAGGTGCCTTGATCTTCGAAGAATACGAGCACGCCAAGGCGCGCGGCGCTAAGATATACGCCGAGGTAGTCGGTGCATCTATGACGGCCGATGCCTACCACATTTCATCTCCTCACCCTGAAGGTTTAGGAGCTTCGCATGCCATGCAGTCTGCATTGGCAGAAGCCCGACTCAACCCCGAAGAGGTCAACTACCTGAACGTGCATGCCACTTCAACTCCGGTAGGAGACTTGAGTGAGATCAATGCCATGCAAACCGTTTTCGGTGGAAATTACGCCAACCTGAAAGTGAGCGCAACCAAATCCATGACCGGTCACCTCTTGGGTGCTGCAGGAGCTGTGGAGGCTATCCTTTCGGTGAAGGCCATCGAGAACAACATCATACCGCCCACCATCAACACCACTGAGAAGGACCCCGAAATACCGGGAGAGGTATCCATTGTATTGGGGGAAGCCATCGATCATCAAGTCAATGCCGCCATGAGCAATACCTTTGGCTTTGGCGGCCACAACGCCATATTGGTGTTTAAGGGAATCTAG
- a CDS encoding adenosine deaminase: MLTSQLIDIIQGIPKAELHLHIEGSFEPELMFEIAKRNNIALAYDSIESLKEAYTFNNLQEFLDIYYTGAQVLIHEQDFFDLTWAYLTKVHSQNVVHVEVFFDPQTHTERGVPFDVVINGIHKALEKAKSEWNMSYKLIMCYLRHLSEEEAFKTLEASLPFKEWITGVGLDSAERGNPPSKFTRVFKASAAHGYKLAAHAGEEGPAEYIWEALDLLNVVRVDHGNRCLDDEKLVERLVELQMPLTLCPLCNLQLKVIKRMEDHPVANLLEKGVLATINSDDPAYFGGYMNENYYETAKALNLSKDQLKQLAINAFKASWLTPEEKEKHIAQVKNYFDSFN, encoded by the coding sequence ATGCTCACATCCCAACTTATAGATATCATTCAAGGCATCCCAAAAGCCGAACTCCACTTGCACATCGAAGGGAGTTTTGAGCCCGAACTTATGTTTGAGATTGCCAAGAGAAATAACATCGCCCTTGCTTACGATTCCATTGAATCGCTGAAGGAAGCTTACACTTTCAACAATCTCCAAGAGTTTTTGGACATCTACTACACAGGTGCTCAAGTACTGATTCACGAGCAAGACTTTTTCGACTTGACGTGGGCATACCTAACTAAAGTACACAGCCAAAATGTAGTTCACGTAGAAGTGTTTTTCGATCCGCAAACTCATACTGAAAGAGGTGTTCCTTTCGATGTGGTGATCAACGGCATTCACAAAGCGCTGGAGAAAGCCAAGAGCGAATGGAACATGTCTTACAAACTCATCATGTGCTACCTGCGCCACTTGAGCGAAGAAGAGGCCTTTAAGACACTCGAAGCCTCCTTGCCTTTCAAAGAATGGATAACCGGTGTAGGCTTGGACTCAGCAGAGCGCGGTAACCCGCCGAGCAAATTTACGAGGGTCTTCAAGGCATCGGCTGCTCATGGCTACAAGTTGGCGGCGCACGCAGGAGAGGAGGGGCCTGCAGAATACATTTGGGAAGCCCTCGATTTGCTAAATGTAGTACGGGTAGATCACGGAAACCGCTGTTTGGATGACGAAAAACTGGTGGAACGACTGGTTGAACTTCAAATGCCCTTAACCTTGTGCCCCTTGTGTAACCTTCAACTCAAGGTGATTAAAAGAATGGAAGATCATCCGGTGGCCAATTTGCTAGAGAAAGGAGTGTTGGCAACGATCAACTCGGATGATCCCGCTTACTTCGGTGGCTACATGAACGAGAATTACTACGAAACCGCAAAGGCGCTGAACTTAAGTAAGGATCAATTGAAGCAATTGGCGATCAATGCTTTTAAAGCCAGTTGGTTGACTCCTGAAGAAAAAGAGAAACACATTGCTCAGGTAAAGAATTACTTCGACTCCTTTAATTAA
- a CDS encoding DUF6090 family protein gives MIKFFRHIRQRMIKESRFSKYMLYAIGEIVLVVIGILIALQINNWNEQKKELKTVTVLANSLKEDLNKDVEFLQGALEFSQKKISSCDTLLALLSVPQENWDVEGIYRSLNTAGQSNPFFPTTGTYKQIVTSGSLKLFDQSIANQLNGYDMQLQKLAYWTDAEDKTLWLIADIAWKGMSMQAIADIRFNHVQTRELIMDIPPASVNEFINLTSAIKTYRTKAEMEYRKQLSLADDLIDSLNETYDLKER, from the coding sequence ATGATCAAATTCTTCCGACACATCCGACAACGAATGATTAAAGAGAGCAGGTTTTCGAAGTATATGCTCTATGCCATCGGTGAAATCGTACTAGTGGTCATTGGCATACTGATCGCTCTTCAGATCAACAATTGGAACGAGCAAAAAAAAGAGCTGAAGACTGTGACGGTCTTGGCCAATTCTCTCAAGGAAGATTTGAATAAGGACGTTGAGTTTTTGCAAGGTGCTTTGGAATTTAGCCAAAAGAAAATAAGCAGTTGTGATACTCTATTGGCACTCTTATCAGTGCCTCAAGAAAATTGGGATGTGGAAGGCATTTATAGAAGCCTAAACACTGCCGGGCAATCAAATCCGTTTTTTCCTACAACGGGTACTTACAAGCAAATCGTCACGTCCGGGTCCCTCAAACTTTTTGATCAATCCATAGCCAATCAGCTAAATGGGTATGATATGCAGTTGCAGAAATTGGCCTATTGGACAGATGCTGAGGACAAAACACTTTGGCTCATCGCAGACATTGCCTGGAAGGGTATGAGTATGCAAGCCATCGCAGATATTCGTTTCAATCATGTACAGACCAGAGAGCTGATTATGGATATTCCACCGGCATCAGTCAATGAATTCATCAATCTCACATCCGCCATAAAGACATACAGAACCAAAGCGGAAATGGAGTATAGGAAGCAATTGAGTCTTGCTGATGACTTAATAGATTCATTAAATGAGACTTATGATTTGAAGGAACGATGA